A stretch of Elgaria multicarinata webbii isolate HBS135686 ecotype San Diego chromosome 5, rElgMul1.1.pri, whole genome shotgun sequence DNA encodes these proteins:
- the LOC134399659 gene encoding ankyrin repeat domain-containing protein 49-like, with product MKLNTVQRLLSQNLVPVNVQDEDQYTPLHRAAYSGHLEVVRELIARGADVHALTVDSWTPLHSACKWNNTKIASFLLQHGADINAQTNGLLTPLHLAAGNRESKETLELLLMNRYLKPNLKNNLDETGYDIARRTDIYHYLFEIVENCTNSVSDS from the exons ATGAAG CTTAACACGGTACAAAGGCTCTTGTCTCAAAATCTTGTTCCAGTAAATGTCCAAGATGAAGACCAATATACCCCTCTCCACCGTGCTGCCTATAGTGGACACTTGGAAGTTGTACGAGAGCTGATTGCCCGCGGCGCAGATGTTCATGCATTGACAGTGGATAGCTGGACCCCACTGCACAGTGCCTGTAAGTGGAACAACACAAAGATAGCCTCGTTCTTGCTTCAGCATGGTGCGGATATCAATGCTCAGACCAATGGCTTGCTGACTCCCCTGCACCTTGCAGCAGGAAACAGGGAGAGCAAGGAAACCCTTGAACTCTTGCTCATGAATCGCTATTTGAAGCCAAACCTCAAAAACAACTTGGACGAAACGGGATACGATATCGCTCGAAGGACTGATATATATCACTATCTGTTTGAAATTgttgaaaattgcacaaattctgTGTCAGATTCTTAG